The following proteins are encoded in a genomic region of Oryzias latipes chromosome 17, ASM223467v1:
- the dtna gene encoding dystrobrevin alpha isoform X15, translated as MVLYERMIEDCEERDDNMADRRQLYVEMRAQDLDSIRLSTYRTACKLRFVQKKCNLHLVDIWNVIEAFRENGLNSMDLNAELSVARLEVVLSTIFYQLNKRLPTTHQINVEQSISLLLNFLLAAYDPEGHGKMCVFVVKMALATICGGKILDKLRYIFSQISDSSGIMVHSQFDQFLREVLKLPMAVFEGPSFGYTEQAARACFAQQKKVSLNTFLDTLMSDPPPQCLVWLPLMHRLANVENVFHPVECSYCHTESMMGFRYRCQQCHNYQLCQDCFWRGHASGSHSNQHQMKEYTSWKSPAKKLTHVLSKSLSCASSREPLHPLFPDMPEKPLNLAHIVDTWPPRPVNIANEYLFSHSMPTSGNPYSTKNSLMDSSNHQDEEHSLIARYAARLASDAAAQQQRVPMDLPCSLDANKQQKQLIAELESKNREILQEIQRLRIQHEEASQPPPDKGQQNPTLLAELRLLRQRKDELEQRMSTLQESRRELMVQLEQLMMLLKLEEEQKRATQGPGSPRSSPSHTISRPIPTPIHSDSAGTTPTHTPQDSLMGVGGDVQEAFAQGPRRNLRNDLLLAADSITNTMSSLVKELNSEGGSETESTVDSDFGRCDLLATTSSDPFFSFKPRPASAADEEGFENNLEQQLEEQLSLEELVKHRQETGKTCMVTLQQ; from the exons ATGGTGCTTTATGAAAG AATGATTGAAGACTGTGAGGAGAGGGACGACAACATGGCAGACAGAAGGCAACTGTATGTCGAGATGA GGGCTCAAGATTTGGATTCTATACGACTGTCAACATACAGAACAGCCTGCAAACTCAGATTTGTGCAGAAGAAATGCAACT tGCATTTGGTTGATATTTGGAACGTCATCGAGGCGTTCCGCGAGAATGGTCtcaacagcatggacctcaacGCTGAGCTGTCGGTGGCTCGTCTAGAGGTGGTCCTGTCCACCATCTTTTACCAGCTGAACAAGCGTTTGCCCACCACACACCAGATCAATGTGGAGCAGTCCATCAGCTTGCTGCTCAACTTCCTCCTGGCAGCATATGACCC ggAGGGGCATGGtaaaatgtgtgtctttgtggtGAAGATGGCCCTTGCAACCATCTGCGGAGGAAAGATTCTGGATAAATTAAGAT ATATCTTTTCACAGATATCCGATTCCTCTGGTATAATGGTGCACTCACAGTTTGACCAGTTTCTGCGGGAGGTTCTCAAATTACCAATGGCGGTTTTTGAGGGACCCTCTTTTGGCTACACTGAGCAAGCTGCAAGAGCTTGCTTTGCACAGCAG AAAAAGGTCTCCCTCAACACATTCCTGGACACGCTGATGTCAGACCCGCCTCCTCAGTGTTTGGTGTGGTTACCACTCATGCATCGGCTCGCCAACGTTGAGAACG TCTTTCACCCGGTCGAGTGCTCCTACTGCCATACTGAGAGTATGATGGGCTTCCGCTACCGCTGCCAGCAATGTCATAATTACCAGCTCTGTCAGGACTGCTTCTGGAGGGGGCATGCTAGTGGTTCCCATAGCAACCAGCACCAAATGAAGGAGTATACGTCATGG AAATCACCTGCTAAGAAGTTAACCCATGTTCTCAGCAAGTCTCTGAGCTGTGCATCCAGCCGAGAACCCCTTCACCCTCTCTTTCCTGACATGCCAGAGAAACCGCTCAACCTAGCTCACATTGT AGACACGTG GCCACCGAGACCAGTGAACATCGCCAATGAATACTTGTTCTCACACTCCATGCCTACATCAGGGAACCCTTACTCCACCAAAAA CAGTTTAATGGACAGCAGTAACCATCAAGATGAGGAGCACAGTCTCATCGCCCGCTATGCTGCTAGACTGGCTTCTGATGCTGCA GCTCAACAGCAGAGGGTCCCCATGGACCTGCCCTGCTCTCTGGATGCcaacaaacagcaaaagcagctcATCGCTGAGCTGGAGAGCAAGAACAG AGAAATCCTGCAGGAAATTCAGCGACTGCGCATTCAGCACGAGGAGGCATCCCAGCCGCCTCCCGATAAGGGTCAGCAAAACCCCACCTTGCTCGCCGAGCTTCGACTTCTCAG GCAACGCAAAGATGAGCTTGAACAAAGAATGTCTACTCTGCAGGAGAGTCGCAGGGAACTCATGGTACAGCTGGAGCAGCTAATGATGCTTCTCAAG TTGGAAGAGGAGCAGAAACGAGCT ACTCAGGGTCCCGGCTCTCCACGCTCCTCGCCCAGCCACACCATCAGCCGGCCGATTCCCACACCCATCCACTCGGACTCTGCGGGCACCACCCCAACTCACACACCTCAGGACTCACTCATGGGCGTGGGTGGGGACGTTCAGGAGGCCTTCGCTCAAG GTCCAAGAAGAAACTTACGAAACGATCTGCTCCTTGCTGCTGACTCCATTACCAACACTATGTCATCGCTGGTTAAAGAACTCAATTCAG AGGGTGGAAGTGAGACTGAGAGCACGGTGGACTCAGATTTTGGACGTTGTGACCTTCTAGCTACGACTTCTTCAgatcctttcttttcttttaaaccaaG GCCTGCTAGCGCTGCAGATGAGGAGGGCTTTGAGAACAATctggagcagcagctggaggaacAGCTCAGTTTGGAAGAGTTGGTGAAGCACAGACAGGAAACAGGCAAAACGTGCATG GTGACTCTGCAGCAGTGA
- the dtna gene encoding dystrobrevin alpha isoform X19 — MVLYERMIEDCEERDDNMADRRQLYVEMRAQDLDSIRLSTYRTACKLRFVQKKCNLHLVDIWNVIEAFRENGLNSMDLNAELSVARLEVVLSTIFYQLNKRLPTTHQINVEQSISLLLNFLLAAYDPEGHGKMCVFVVKMALATICGGKILDKLRYIFSQISDSSGIMVHSQFDQFLREVLKLPMAVFEGPSFGYTEQAARACFAQQKKVSLNTFLDTLMSDPPPQCLVWLPLMHRLANVENVFHPVECSYCHTESMMGFRYRCQQCHNYQLCQDCFWRGHASGSHSNQHQMKEYTSWKSPAKKLTHVLSKSLSCASSREPLHPLFPDMPEKPLNLAHIVDTWPPRPVNIANEYLFSHSMPTSGNPYSTKNLMDSSNHQDEEHSLIARYAARLASDAAAQQQRVPMDLPCSLDANKQQKQLIAELESKNREILQEIQRLRIQHEEASQPPPDKGQQNPTLLAELRLLRQRKDELEQRMSTLQESRRELMVQLEQLMMLLKTQGPGSPRSSPSHTISRPIPTPIHSDSAGTTPTHTPQDSLMGVGGDVQEAFAQGPRRNLRNDLLLAADSITNTMSSLVKELNSEGGSETESTVDSDFGRCDLLATTSSDPFFSFKPRPASAADEEGFENNLEQQLEEQLSLEELVKHRQETGKTCMVTLQQ; from the exons ATGGTGCTTTATGAAAG AATGATTGAAGACTGTGAGGAGAGGGACGACAACATGGCAGACAGAAGGCAACTGTATGTCGAGATGA GGGCTCAAGATTTGGATTCTATACGACTGTCAACATACAGAACAGCCTGCAAACTCAGATTTGTGCAGAAGAAATGCAACT tGCATTTGGTTGATATTTGGAACGTCATCGAGGCGTTCCGCGAGAATGGTCtcaacagcatggacctcaacGCTGAGCTGTCGGTGGCTCGTCTAGAGGTGGTCCTGTCCACCATCTTTTACCAGCTGAACAAGCGTTTGCCCACCACACACCAGATCAATGTGGAGCAGTCCATCAGCTTGCTGCTCAACTTCCTCCTGGCAGCATATGACCC ggAGGGGCATGGtaaaatgtgtgtctttgtggtGAAGATGGCCCTTGCAACCATCTGCGGAGGAAAGATTCTGGATAAATTAAGAT ATATCTTTTCACAGATATCCGATTCCTCTGGTATAATGGTGCACTCACAGTTTGACCAGTTTCTGCGGGAGGTTCTCAAATTACCAATGGCGGTTTTTGAGGGACCCTCTTTTGGCTACACTGAGCAAGCTGCAAGAGCTTGCTTTGCACAGCAG AAAAAGGTCTCCCTCAACACATTCCTGGACACGCTGATGTCAGACCCGCCTCCTCAGTGTTTGGTGTGGTTACCACTCATGCATCGGCTCGCCAACGTTGAGAACG TCTTTCACCCGGTCGAGTGCTCCTACTGCCATACTGAGAGTATGATGGGCTTCCGCTACCGCTGCCAGCAATGTCATAATTACCAGCTCTGTCAGGACTGCTTCTGGAGGGGGCATGCTAGTGGTTCCCATAGCAACCAGCACCAAATGAAGGAGTATACGTCATGG AAATCACCTGCTAAGAAGTTAACCCATGTTCTCAGCAAGTCTCTGAGCTGTGCATCCAGCCGAGAACCCCTTCACCCTCTCTTTCCTGACATGCCAGAGAAACCGCTCAACCTAGCTCACATTGT AGACACGTG GCCACCGAGACCAGTGAACATCGCCAATGAATACTTGTTCTCACACTCCATGCCTACATCAGGGAACCCTTACTCCACCAAAAA TTTAATGGACAGCAGTAACCATCAAGATGAGGAGCACAGTCTCATCGCCCGCTATGCTGCTAGACTGGCTTCTGATGCTGCA GCTCAACAGCAGAGGGTCCCCATGGACCTGCCCTGCTCTCTGGATGCcaacaaacagcaaaagcagctcATCGCTGAGCTGGAGAGCAAGAACAG AGAAATCCTGCAGGAAATTCAGCGACTGCGCATTCAGCACGAGGAGGCATCCCAGCCGCCTCCCGATAAGGGTCAGCAAAACCCCACCTTGCTCGCCGAGCTTCGACTTCTCAG GCAACGCAAAGATGAGCTTGAACAAAGAATGTCTACTCTGCAGGAGAGTCGCAGGGAACTCATGGTACAGCTGGAGCAGCTAATGATGCTTCTCAAG ACTCAGGGTCCCGGCTCTCCACGCTCCTCGCCCAGCCACACCATCAGCCGGCCGATTCCCACACCCATCCACTCGGACTCTGCGGGCACCACCCCAACTCACACACCTCAGGACTCACTCATGGGCGTGGGTGGGGACGTTCAGGAGGCCTTCGCTCAAG GTCCAAGAAGAAACTTACGAAACGATCTGCTCCTTGCTGCTGACTCCATTACCAACACTATGTCATCGCTGGTTAAAGAACTCAATTCAG AGGGTGGAAGTGAGACTGAGAGCACGGTGGACTCAGATTTTGGACGTTGTGACCTTCTAGCTACGACTTCTTCAgatcctttcttttcttttaaaccaaG GCCTGCTAGCGCTGCAGATGAGGAGGGCTTTGAGAACAATctggagcagcagctggaggaacAGCTCAGTTTGGAAGAGTTGGTGAAGCACAGACAGGAAACAGGCAAAACGTGCATG GTGACTCTGCAGCAGTGA
- the dtna gene encoding dystrobrevin alpha isoform X12, with amino-acid sequence MVLYERMIEDCEERDDNMADRRQLYVEMRAQDLDSIRLSTYRTACKLRFVQKKCNLHLVDIWNVIEAFRENGLNSMDLNAELSVARLEVVLSTIFYQLNKRLPTTHQINVEQSISLLLNFLLAAYDPEGHGKMCVFVVKMALATICGGKILDKLRYIFSQISDSSGIMVHSQFDQFLREVLKLPMAVFEGPSFGYTEQAARACFAQQKKVSLNTFLDTLMSDPPPQCLVWLPLMHRLANVENVFHPVECSYCHTESMMGFRYRCQQCHNYQLCQDCFWRGHASGSHSNQHQMKEYTSWKSPAKKLTHVLSKSLSCASSREPLHPLFPDMPEKPLNLAHIVPPRPVNIANEYLFSHSMPTSGNPYSTKKLKYNLDVADRLADEHVLIGLYVTLLQSNPRSCLMDSSNHQDEEHSLIARYAARLASDAAAQQQRVPMDLPCSLDANKQQKQLIAELESKNREILQEIQRLRIQHEEASQPPPDKGQQNPTLLAELRLLRQRKDELEQRMSTLQESRRELMVQLEQLMMLLKLEEEQKRATQGPGSPRSSPSHTISRPIPTPIHSDSAGTTPTHTPQDSLMGVGGDVQEAFAQGPRRNLRNDLLLAADSITNTMSSLVKELNSEGGSETESTVDSDFGRCDLLATTSSDPFFSFKPRPASAADEEGFENNLEQQLEEQLSLEELVKHRQETGKTCMVTLQQ; translated from the exons ATGGTGCTTTATGAAAG AATGATTGAAGACTGTGAGGAGAGGGACGACAACATGGCAGACAGAAGGCAACTGTATGTCGAGATGA GGGCTCAAGATTTGGATTCTATACGACTGTCAACATACAGAACAGCCTGCAAACTCAGATTTGTGCAGAAGAAATGCAACT tGCATTTGGTTGATATTTGGAACGTCATCGAGGCGTTCCGCGAGAATGGTCtcaacagcatggacctcaacGCTGAGCTGTCGGTGGCTCGTCTAGAGGTGGTCCTGTCCACCATCTTTTACCAGCTGAACAAGCGTTTGCCCACCACACACCAGATCAATGTGGAGCAGTCCATCAGCTTGCTGCTCAACTTCCTCCTGGCAGCATATGACCC ggAGGGGCATGGtaaaatgtgtgtctttgtggtGAAGATGGCCCTTGCAACCATCTGCGGAGGAAAGATTCTGGATAAATTAAGAT ATATCTTTTCACAGATATCCGATTCCTCTGGTATAATGGTGCACTCACAGTTTGACCAGTTTCTGCGGGAGGTTCTCAAATTACCAATGGCGGTTTTTGAGGGACCCTCTTTTGGCTACACTGAGCAAGCTGCAAGAGCTTGCTTTGCACAGCAG AAAAAGGTCTCCCTCAACACATTCCTGGACACGCTGATGTCAGACCCGCCTCCTCAGTGTTTGGTGTGGTTACCACTCATGCATCGGCTCGCCAACGTTGAGAACG TCTTTCACCCGGTCGAGTGCTCCTACTGCCATACTGAGAGTATGATGGGCTTCCGCTACCGCTGCCAGCAATGTCATAATTACCAGCTCTGTCAGGACTGCTTCTGGAGGGGGCATGCTAGTGGTTCCCATAGCAACCAGCACCAAATGAAGGAGTATACGTCATGG AAATCACCTGCTAAGAAGTTAACCCATGTTCTCAGCAAGTCTCTGAGCTGTGCATCCAGCCGAGAACCCCTTCACCCTCTCTTTCCTGACATGCCAGAGAAACCGCTCAACCTAGCTCACATTGT GCCACCGAGACCAGTGAACATCGCCAATGAATACTTGTTCTCACACTCCATGCCTACATCAGGGAACCCTTACTCCACCAAAAA GTTGAAGTACAACCTCGATGTTGCTGATAGACTTGCTGATGAACATGTTCTCATTGGCCTCTATGTGACTCTGCTCCAAAGCAACCCCAGATCATG TTTAATGGACAGCAGTAACCATCAAGATGAGGAGCACAGTCTCATCGCCCGCTATGCTGCTAGACTGGCTTCTGATGCTGCA GCTCAACAGCAGAGGGTCCCCATGGACCTGCCCTGCTCTCTGGATGCcaacaaacagcaaaagcagctcATCGCTGAGCTGGAGAGCAAGAACAG AGAAATCCTGCAGGAAATTCAGCGACTGCGCATTCAGCACGAGGAGGCATCCCAGCCGCCTCCCGATAAGGGTCAGCAAAACCCCACCTTGCTCGCCGAGCTTCGACTTCTCAG GCAACGCAAAGATGAGCTTGAACAAAGAATGTCTACTCTGCAGGAGAGTCGCAGGGAACTCATGGTACAGCTGGAGCAGCTAATGATGCTTCTCAAG TTGGAAGAGGAGCAGAAACGAGCT ACTCAGGGTCCCGGCTCTCCACGCTCCTCGCCCAGCCACACCATCAGCCGGCCGATTCCCACACCCATCCACTCGGACTCTGCGGGCACCACCCCAACTCACACACCTCAGGACTCACTCATGGGCGTGGGTGGGGACGTTCAGGAGGCCTTCGCTCAAG GTCCAAGAAGAAACTTACGAAACGATCTGCTCCTTGCTGCTGACTCCATTACCAACACTATGTCATCGCTGGTTAAAGAACTCAATTCAG AGGGTGGAAGTGAGACTGAGAGCACGGTGGACTCAGATTTTGGACGTTGTGACCTTCTAGCTACGACTTCTTCAgatcctttcttttcttttaaaccaaG GCCTGCTAGCGCTGCAGATGAGGAGGGCTTTGAGAACAATctggagcagcagctggaggaacAGCTCAGTTTGGAAGAGTTGGTGAAGCACAGACAGGAAACAGGCAAAACGTGCATG GTGACTCTGCAGCAGTGA
- the dtna gene encoding dystrobrevin alpha isoform X21 — MVLYERMIEDCEERDDNMADRRQLYVEMRAQDLDSIRLSTYRTACKLRFVQKKCNLHLVDIWNVIEAFRENGLNSMDLNAELSVARLEVVLSTIFYQLNKRLPTTHQINVEQSISLLLNFLLAAYDPEGHGKMCVFVVKMALATICGGKILDKLRYIFSQISDSSGIMVHSQFDQFLREVLKLPMAVFEGPSFGYTEQAARACFAQQKKVSLNTFLDTLMSDPPPQCLVWLPLMHRLANVENVFHPVECSYCHTESMMGFRYRCQQCHNYQLCQDCFWRGHASGSHSNQHQMKEYTSWKSPAKKLTHVLSKSLSCASSREPLHPLFPDMPEKPLNLAHIVPPRPVNIANEYLFSHSMPTSGNPYSTKKLKYNLDVADRLADEHVLIGLYVTLLQSNPRSCLMDSSNHQDEEHSLIARYAARLASDAAAQQQRVPMDLPCSLDANKQQKQLIAELESKNREILQEIQRLRIQHEEASQPPPDKGQQNPTLLAELRLLRQRKDELEQRMSTLQESRRELMVQLEQLMMLLKTQGPGSPRSSPSHTISRPIPTPIHSDSAGTTPTHTPQDSLMGVGGDVQEAFAQGPRRNLRNDLLLAADSITNTMSSLVKELNSEGGSETESTVDSDFGRCDLLATTSSDPFFSFKPRPASAADEEGFENNLEQQLEEQLSLEELVKHRQETGKTCMVTLQQ, encoded by the exons ATGGTGCTTTATGAAAG AATGATTGAAGACTGTGAGGAGAGGGACGACAACATGGCAGACAGAAGGCAACTGTATGTCGAGATGA GGGCTCAAGATTTGGATTCTATACGACTGTCAACATACAGAACAGCCTGCAAACTCAGATTTGTGCAGAAGAAATGCAACT tGCATTTGGTTGATATTTGGAACGTCATCGAGGCGTTCCGCGAGAATGGTCtcaacagcatggacctcaacGCTGAGCTGTCGGTGGCTCGTCTAGAGGTGGTCCTGTCCACCATCTTTTACCAGCTGAACAAGCGTTTGCCCACCACACACCAGATCAATGTGGAGCAGTCCATCAGCTTGCTGCTCAACTTCCTCCTGGCAGCATATGACCC ggAGGGGCATGGtaaaatgtgtgtctttgtggtGAAGATGGCCCTTGCAACCATCTGCGGAGGAAAGATTCTGGATAAATTAAGAT ATATCTTTTCACAGATATCCGATTCCTCTGGTATAATGGTGCACTCACAGTTTGACCAGTTTCTGCGGGAGGTTCTCAAATTACCAATGGCGGTTTTTGAGGGACCCTCTTTTGGCTACACTGAGCAAGCTGCAAGAGCTTGCTTTGCACAGCAG AAAAAGGTCTCCCTCAACACATTCCTGGACACGCTGATGTCAGACCCGCCTCCTCAGTGTTTGGTGTGGTTACCACTCATGCATCGGCTCGCCAACGTTGAGAACG TCTTTCACCCGGTCGAGTGCTCCTACTGCCATACTGAGAGTATGATGGGCTTCCGCTACCGCTGCCAGCAATGTCATAATTACCAGCTCTGTCAGGACTGCTTCTGGAGGGGGCATGCTAGTGGTTCCCATAGCAACCAGCACCAAATGAAGGAGTATACGTCATGG AAATCACCTGCTAAGAAGTTAACCCATGTTCTCAGCAAGTCTCTGAGCTGTGCATCCAGCCGAGAACCCCTTCACCCTCTCTTTCCTGACATGCCAGAGAAACCGCTCAACCTAGCTCACATTGT GCCACCGAGACCAGTGAACATCGCCAATGAATACTTGTTCTCACACTCCATGCCTACATCAGGGAACCCTTACTCCACCAAAAA GTTGAAGTACAACCTCGATGTTGCTGATAGACTTGCTGATGAACATGTTCTCATTGGCCTCTATGTGACTCTGCTCCAAAGCAACCCCAGATCATG TTTAATGGACAGCAGTAACCATCAAGATGAGGAGCACAGTCTCATCGCCCGCTATGCTGCTAGACTGGCTTCTGATGCTGCA GCTCAACAGCAGAGGGTCCCCATGGACCTGCCCTGCTCTCTGGATGCcaacaaacagcaaaagcagctcATCGCTGAGCTGGAGAGCAAGAACAG AGAAATCCTGCAGGAAATTCAGCGACTGCGCATTCAGCACGAGGAGGCATCCCAGCCGCCTCCCGATAAGGGTCAGCAAAACCCCACCTTGCTCGCCGAGCTTCGACTTCTCAG GCAACGCAAAGATGAGCTTGAACAAAGAATGTCTACTCTGCAGGAGAGTCGCAGGGAACTCATGGTACAGCTGGAGCAGCTAATGATGCTTCTCAAG ACTCAGGGTCCCGGCTCTCCACGCTCCTCGCCCAGCCACACCATCAGCCGGCCGATTCCCACACCCATCCACTCGGACTCTGCGGGCACCACCCCAACTCACACACCTCAGGACTCACTCATGGGCGTGGGTGGGGACGTTCAGGAGGCCTTCGCTCAAG GTCCAAGAAGAAACTTACGAAACGATCTGCTCCTTGCTGCTGACTCCATTACCAACACTATGTCATCGCTGGTTAAAGAACTCAATTCAG AGGGTGGAAGTGAGACTGAGAGCACGGTGGACTCAGATTTTGGACGTTGTGACCTTCTAGCTACGACTTCTTCAgatcctttcttttcttttaaaccaaG GCCTGCTAGCGCTGCAGATGAGGAGGGCTTTGAGAACAATctggagcagcagctggaggaacAGCTCAGTTTGGAAGAGTTGGTGAAGCACAGACAGGAAACAGGCAAAACGTGCATG GTGACTCTGCAGCAGTGA
- the dtna gene encoding dystrobrevin alpha isoform X16, whose protein sequence is MVLYERMIEDCEERDDNMADRRQLYVEMRAQDLDSIRLSTYRTACKLRFVQKKCNLHLVDIWNVIEAFRENGLNSMDLNAELSVARLEVVLSTIFYQLNKRLPTTHQINVEQSISLLLNFLLAAYDPEGHGKMCVFVVKMALATICGGKILDKLRYIFSQISDSSGIMVHSQFDQFLREVLKLPMAVFEGPSFGYTEQAARACFAQQKKVSLNTFLDTLMSDPPPQCLVWLPLMHRLANVENVFHPVECSYCHTESMMGFRYRCQQCHNYQLCQDCFWRGHASGSHSNQHQMKEYTSWKSPAKKLTHVLSKSLSCASSREPLHPLFPDMPEKPLNLAHIVDTWPPRPVNIANEYLFSHSMPTSGNPYSTKNLMDSSNHQDEEHSLIARYAARLASDAAAQQQRVPMDLPCSLDANKQQKQLIAELESKNREILQEIQRLRIQHEEASQPPPDKGQQNPTLLAELRLLRQRKDELEQRMSTLQESRRELMVQLEQLMMLLKLEEEQKRATQGPGSPRSSPSHTISRPIPTPIHSDSAGTTPTHTPQDSLMGVGGDVQEAFAQGPRRNLRNDLLLAADSITNTMSSLVKELNSEGGSETESTVDSDFGRCDLLATTSSDPFFSFKPRPASAADEEGFENNLEQQLEEQLSLEELVKHRQETGKTCMVTLQQ, encoded by the exons ATGGTGCTTTATGAAAG AATGATTGAAGACTGTGAGGAGAGGGACGACAACATGGCAGACAGAAGGCAACTGTATGTCGAGATGA GGGCTCAAGATTTGGATTCTATACGACTGTCAACATACAGAACAGCCTGCAAACTCAGATTTGTGCAGAAGAAATGCAACT tGCATTTGGTTGATATTTGGAACGTCATCGAGGCGTTCCGCGAGAATGGTCtcaacagcatggacctcaacGCTGAGCTGTCGGTGGCTCGTCTAGAGGTGGTCCTGTCCACCATCTTTTACCAGCTGAACAAGCGTTTGCCCACCACACACCAGATCAATGTGGAGCAGTCCATCAGCTTGCTGCTCAACTTCCTCCTGGCAGCATATGACCC ggAGGGGCATGGtaaaatgtgtgtctttgtggtGAAGATGGCCCTTGCAACCATCTGCGGAGGAAAGATTCTGGATAAATTAAGAT ATATCTTTTCACAGATATCCGATTCCTCTGGTATAATGGTGCACTCACAGTTTGACCAGTTTCTGCGGGAGGTTCTCAAATTACCAATGGCGGTTTTTGAGGGACCCTCTTTTGGCTACACTGAGCAAGCTGCAAGAGCTTGCTTTGCACAGCAG AAAAAGGTCTCCCTCAACACATTCCTGGACACGCTGATGTCAGACCCGCCTCCTCAGTGTTTGGTGTGGTTACCACTCATGCATCGGCTCGCCAACGTTGAGAACG TCTTTCACCCGGTCGAGTGCTCCTACTGCCATACTGAGAGTATGATGGGCTTCCGCTACCGCTGCCAGCAATGTCATAATTACCAGCTCTGTCAGGACTGCTTCTGGAGGGGGCATGCTAGTGGTTCCCATAGCAACCAGCACCAAATGAAGGAGTATACGTCATGG AAATCACCTGCTAAGAAGTTAACCCATGTTCTCAGCAAGTCTCTGAGCTGTGCATCCAGCCGAGAACCCCTTCACCCTCTCTTTCCTGACATGCCAGAGAAACCGCTCAACCTAGCTCACATTGT AGACACGTG GCCACCGAGACCAGTGAACATCGCCAATGAATACTTGTTCTCACACTCCATGCCTACATCAGGGAACCCTTACTCCACCAAAAA TTTAATGGACAGCAGTAACCATCAAGATGAGGAGCACAGTCTCATCGCCCGCTATGCTGCTAGACTGGCTTCTGATGCTGCA GCTCAACAGCAGAGGGTCCCCATGGACCTGCCCTGCTCTCTGGATGCcaacaaacagcaaaagcagctcATCGCTGAGCTGGAGAGCAAGAACAG AGAAATCCTGCAGGAAATTCAGCGACTGCGCATTCAGCACGAGGAGGCATCCCAGCCGCCTCCCGATAAGGGTCAGCAAAACCCCACCTTGCTCGCCGAGCTTCGACTTCTCAG GCAACGCAAAGATGAGCTTGAACAAAGAATGTCTACTCTGCAGGAGAGTCGCAGGGAACTCATGGTACAGCTGGAGCAGCTAATGATGCTTCTCAAG TTGGAAGAGGAGCAGAAACGAGCT ACTCAGGGTCCCGGCTCTCCACGCTCCTCGCCCAGCCACACCATCAGCCGGCCGATTCCCACACCCATCCACTCGGACTCTGCGGGCACCACCCCAACTCACACACCTCAGGACTCACTCATGGGCGTGGGTGGGGACGTTCAGGAGGCCTTCGCTCAAG GTCCAAGAAGAAACTTACGAAACGATCTGCTCCTTGCTGCTGACTCCATTACCAACACTATGTCATCGCTGGTTAAAGAACTCAATTCAG AGGGTGGAAGTGAGACTGAGAGCACGGTGGACTCAGATTTTGGACGTTGTGACCTTCTAGCTACGACTTCTTCAgatcctttcttttcttttaaaccaaG GCCTGCTAGCGCTGCAGATGAGGAGGGCTTTGAGAACAATctggagcagcagctggaggaacAGCTCAGTTTGGAAGAGTTGGTGAAGCACAGACAGGAAACAGGCAAAACGTGCATG GTGACTCTGCAGCAGTGA